AAGTCTTCGACCAGGTCATTGCAGAAAGATATATTTCTATGTTTGACTGCAATGAAAATGAGACAAATGGATCAGATTCATGGTACTCAGGCCTAGGGAACAGATGGAGACTAGACTGCCTGGGTGAGCTGCATTCCTTTGCCTCTTATCCAACCAAAGACATGCTTTGACATGTCGGCCTCTGTCTAAGGAGCTAGAAATGGAATAATCCCCACCTACCTCAAAGGCTCCCATGACAAATCTCAGTGACTAGAACAACCAGTGACACTCCACCTGGTAGCCACAAGCTGAAACTCCTGTACACCATCATCTGAGGGGACAAGGACCTGCACTAGGTGGTTCCTGCTTATAAGATGCTAGGAAAAAGGAGAAGGCCCTTGCCTAAGACAGcatatgtgtttttttccctggaagaaATCTATTCAAACCTGATCTTATTCAGAAtagacagcaggaaaaaaatagaacttCTGTTCTTGAATGTGTTACTGTTCTTGATACATGCTGCCTAAATTATACATCAGTGACTGTTAACTTGTACAGTATTGTCTGTTTCCCCAGTGAACAAGTTATTGTTTGGGAGGCCATTATAAGTAGTCCTCTGACCCCTGCCACAcaccacaggcagcactgctgtcaTGTTGGATTCAGAGCCTAATCAGGCAATTTTGTACTTCTCCTGCCACTTAGTGGCTGCAGCTGATGCAGCATCACATCCCTACTCACACATTCCTAAGAGAGTAATTCTGAGATGTGGAAGAGGTTTATATTTCCATTCAGGTGTAGTAAAAACTGAGTAGGGACAAAGAggtgttctaaaaaaaaaagtttcagttaTTTTGAATACTTTGAAATCTGTCAGACCCCTAACAAATTGCACTGAGCAGAATGTTAAAATACCATGATTACTGCTAAAGGCCAGATATCTtgtgaaacagcagctttgctaTTACTACTGGCAGTGCAATATGCCTCCATCTCTACTAGGGCCCATCTCTAGGATTCATGAGGATACACCATTTCTCACTCCCGGGGAGTGCCTTtctatttcacagaaagaagCAAGCCTGTCATTGCAATTACTACTTCCTTGCTGTCTTCTGTAGCTTATATGGAAAAGGGAACCACATCTGGAACAATAAGCAACTACCAGATGAGCCAAACCCATTGCACAAGCCCTGTCAGCTACTCTGTCCTGATTAAATGATGGGTGATTAACAAAGGAAGAGTATAAAGCTCACACACTAGTGAAAGATAAGccaaaaaaacaaagatgaaaggTCACTGAAGAAGCCACTATTACAGCGGGATTAAACCTTTTCAACTGATTAGAATTTAGCTGGAGCCACTCGGGTAGAGGAGGGGCTTCTACTGCACagagttatttaatttttaaccaagattttaaaaaagaacccAAGTTTCAGATTGGTACTCCCAGGGTTTGACATAAATCCCTTGTATAAAGTCTCCTCCACCATACCTCTGTGATGGTTAAGCTTGGTTGATCCCTTAATAtcacccaaacacaaaaccagttATAGTCCTTGGTGTAATCAGCACACACAGCCCTACCCGTTGCCCTCAGAAGGGCTCTTCACTCTCTGAAGCTGTATAGAGAACAAGGCTTAAAGAACTGCAGGACAATGCTGTGTGAGACGGGGTGACAACTCAAAAGGAGCTGAGAACATTTTGGTCAGATACTCATTCTTCCCCCAGCAGCTTACTCTCCCATGCCCACCCCAGCACTAGGCTTACCTGCAACACTACATATTAGGTAGATCTATTACATATCACATAATATGCActttaatataatatataatgtAATACATATTATGTATTATGcacttcagaagcaaaaaaaagtcacatgGCATGTGTAAAAGCAAAGCCCTCAGCCTTTTGTGAAATGAAAGCTAGAGATAATTGGTGACAAAATTGAGTGCTGTAAGTGTTGCTGTTTGCTCCATGCCAGGCTACGGAGTGGGAAGAAAACTGCAGCCTTCTGTGCACCCATGTACAGTCCTCTTGTCAGCAACAGCTGGAGTGCCTGTATGTCACTGGGACATAGACAAGAGTGCAGCAAAAAGGCTTGGCATAACAAGGGCTTTGAAAGGTTTGTGATTTGTTCATTCCTGTCACTGACAAGACCAAGGGAAATAAGCTGTTTTGTCTCTCACATTCTAGATTAGGTTCCAGGACAAatacagtcagaaaaaaagctgtagttTACTTCTGCTTTGATCACACTTAATCAGACAAGTGCTACTGGGCACCTGTGCCAGATGCTTTCAGAGGGAATGTATGCCATAAACCATACTGGACTTCAGTGGGATTTACAGCTCTGGATCTTTCTGAATCACTTCCCCAAACTGTCATGTACTTTCGacaaaattaattgaaatgtCTTGCTAATGAACATGCAGCCCCATTTTGAGAATGTAAATCAGCTGGCAAAATACCTGCCAAGTCAAGTGTCTTATCCTAATGTAATGGGTGACTAAATACAAATTCCTATGCTGGAGATTTAAATAATCCTTTAGAGCACTGCTGAGAGTACCGGCAGCTTTGGCAGACAGAGGAAAACTACCAAAGAGGATGAACAAGCTGCAGAGACTGGTAAAAAACATCTATTTTACTATTATTGTTgacagatgatttttttaatttcagtttttataaGGCTTTGTAAGTACTAGCAGGCTCTTGTAGAATTATTTCTCCAACTCATCACAGTCCTTGAGATAAAGCTGACAGCCTAATGGCTCTCCTGGCAGTTGCACACCACCACTGTGGCTGGGACAACAGTGCGGAAGCTGGGTGTTAAGAAAGGTTTGGGAAGGTCACCTTGTAAATACAGGTCAGCTCTGAGTACAGACCTGTTTGGTGGCTCCTGGAGGAAGCAAACCATTTTCCTTTAGCTGATGGCCACAAGAGAGCTCTGTGATAGAGGCCCGGAGAGGGGATGTACTCTATACATAAAGCAGGATAATGAGCAGAAGGAGTGTTACATTCCTAGGCattgtgattaaaaaaagacacgTGCTATTGCAGAGAGAGGAAATCTCCCTCACTTGGAGAACTAGAATAACTGGGAAGAGCAGAGATATCAGGTGCACAATCCTTAGCTCAGGTCTCAGTTACAAGACAGGGAGGTGGTGTAGCTAAGGAAAACGCAAGCGAAACATACCCGCTTCTAACTGGGACAGGAGAGAGCTTGGCCTTTTCTTGCTTCAAGGCTGGAACAGTCTGGCTTCACTTCTGTCCTCAGAGAATGTCCTGTCTCAGGCTGGTATGGAAGGTATTTATGATAAAAGGctttgaggaaaggaaaaatctaaGATTATTTGAATTTGTGATGTTTGAGCTATTGCAAGACTAGGaaaaactttccttttctctggtAGATGGCtctgtaagaagaaaatgagcacGTACAACAGGAAAAGCTCACCAGCTTCGGGTTATCCAAGTTCTTCTCAGGGTCAATGAGGTCCATATTCATCTAGCAAAACACAATCTAACCTGAGGTGCCCTGCGCTAGCTGGTGAACAGCCAAGCCTGAGCACGGGCTCTTCATGTCATTCATAGAGCTGTTCCAATGGGAGGGGTTTGCAAGCAAGGAGCTGGCAAAGGCCATCCTGGCCATGGGCCACCCAGCACATTGTGCAGGAGGTGTCAGGCTCCAGCAGCTCAGAGTGGTCTTGAGACCTGGGTGGGATAGTGCTCCCAGTCCAAGGACACCATGATGACATAGCTTGTCAGTCACAGGATCTCGCATGCAGATGGGAAAACCAAAGGTACAGGCACAGAATAAGTGTGAACTGACAAGGATGGAGGGGGGAGAGACCAGCCAATAGGGTGGTGTGGCTGCAATGAGGAAGGGATGTTCACTGGTGAGGTCAACAAGGAGACATTATGCTGCTGACATTCAGCTGTGTTCCTCTACAGAAGCTGTAGGTCAATTTGAAGGCAGACTCACATAGGAAAGTATCCAGGCAAGAATGACCTGAGGCTTACAAACatgacagaggagaaaagatAAACACAACTGTTTAGAAAGTTTCTACAGTGTCCCCAGCTCTCCACAGTTAGCCCCAGCGTTGTTCTCATGTGGACCACCCATTTATACTATAACACTCAGGGCATCCTACTGCAAGGGGAAGAAAGATGCATGTTTTTGCTTGCAAGCCTGCCAGTGAGCTCTCAGTTACCATACTGTGTCAACCAGAACAGCTGGTTCTACAACCTTCAAAAAGTCAAGAGACCTCACTTTTATACCAACACCCTGATATCCCATGATGCTGCCTAAAGCAGCCCCATTCATCTGCCTGTGCTTCCAAAAGCTTAGCAGCAGTGTTAGGTGGCAATAAAAGCAATGGGCAATCCTGATGAATAAATGACCTCAAGAAGACTAGAACATGGCATAGGACCTACTGTCTGCCACATATTTCACCTATATCATAGTACTGAAGatgtacaaaatattttgactgaATACACAATTATAGACTGCTAAACACAAGAACATGTAGGAACAACTGTGTAATGAGAAAGTTCAACAGAGAGACATTGTCTGCTCTGTACATGTGAGGCAGCATACGAAAGGCACtctattttaaactaaaatatatGTCATTACCATGAAAAGGTAGAAGATAAAGCATGCTAATGAATCAGAAATGCACTAGATATAAATGGCCATGAGAAACCCCCCCATACCACAGAGAAGCTCCGTCCAATAGAGCTTAGCTAGAAATGAGGCAGTAGTCATTAAAATTTGGCAATTCTTCTTGAATAATTCATCAAGTCAGTACAGGTTTTTGTAATAAATTGAATTAATTGAAGCTATAACACCATTCTCTGCCAATATTTACGGTTTTTGCACTGACTTTTTGTAAGCGTACACATTAAATATTAAACCATAGACGCTTGCAGGCCTTTGCCCCAAAACAGTCCCAAAATCTTTATGAATGGCAATGAATTATTAATActttcctgcagcagagggAGATAGTTTTAAaatcgtgtgtgtgtgtgtgtctgtctctttGGCACCTCCCATTTTAAGACAACATTCACAGCCTATTTTAATACTCAAAGTATGAATGGACCAAATGTCTGTTGAGCCATTTTGTTCTATGGAAGGGAGCCATCGATTTTCTGTCCATCTTCTTCAGCTTCAGAGCAAGATCCTGATACTGACAATATGTGCCGCTGGGATTGGAGGTACTTTCCAATATGGTTACAACATCTCCATCATCAATGCTCCAGCTTCAGTAAGTACCACTAGTCTGAGAGCTTCCTCCTGAGACAGACACTGCCTTAATGTTCTCAGTCTGGCTATAAACCATGGCCTGCTACTGAAAATATGCAATCTGCTAATACTGAGGGTGAGAACAGAACGATGTGTTGTTCCCTCTGTATAGTTCACATCTGAGGTACAGGACTTTGTTGTCAAGAGCCACCCTTGAGCAGAACCTAGTGTCACAAGAATTTATTCAAAAGCCTTGTTTCAATTGTTTTAGCAAATCTAATTCTAAACTTCTCCGATGTCCAACTTGCATCCTTTGAAACTGACTTTTGCCCTTAAATTCAAAGTTGGACccatgaaatacatttttaattatccAAGATAGCTACATACAGATACAAATGAAGCACAACTTTTCAACAGCTATAGTTTTACACTCTTAACCCTCAGTTAAAAACACATCTAAGAGCTAGAGGCCATTTCAACCAAAGGTTTGGAGGCTTGAACACAGAATAAAGATATATTAATAAAGAAGACTTTAGATTTCTCAGTGTCCTTCATCTCTGTGTCATGGTTATGCAGCACTGTGCTTCCCTCTCAGTACATCCAGATGTTCATGAATGAAACCTGGCTGGAGCGCACAGGCGTTCCCCTTGAGAGCAACATGATACTGCTGCTGTGGTCTTTCACTGTCTCTGCATACCCTCTGGGAGGACTCACTGGGGCTGTTGCTGCTGGGCCCATGGCCATCATGTTGGGAAGGTAAGAGGGTGCTGAATTTTAAGTTCAGCTTTGCAGTTTCCATTAGTTCAAGAGGAATTATGAACTCTACAGCACAATACCTACTGTagttaaaaattatgaaaacaagttttctatCACAGATCAGTCTTCCATTAACATTCTGAGCTGGCATGGAGGAACCACCTGGTATAGCAGTATTTCATGTCTCAAAACCCAACAGGAACAGTTCTTTTCCCCCCATTACCTTCTCATCATAGTCTGACCCAGCTGGTGCTACAAGGGTTTTAGATCAACTCCATATCACAGTAACCACCCACATAATCACCATCATTTTTGTGCCCAGTTTTCTGCCATCCTTTTAAATAGGAGATCATGACAGAGCAGACCAaggatttttcttcaaaatgaacTGTGTGAATTGGTAGAAATGATACTGGAAAAACAGAGGGTACTTGCAAAGAGCAGTTGTAACATCCCAAGTCCTCATGTCTCACAGGCTGTGTATCCATGTTTttgatggaaatatttcaggagGTATAAGTATCTGTCTTTCCTTACCTATCCTTCATACGCAGCTCTATCCCCAgttctcttcagaaaaaaatgcttagtgTTACTAACATAAACTAATAGGAGGTTAGATTTTTGCCCCACTCTTTGTTGATCCCAAAATTTGTGCTATCACTTCAGTTTGTTCCTCTCATATGATGAAGCAGGCACCGTTATGTTTTTGGATGGGGCTGTagaggactgtctcccatggctCACTTGTTTCATGGAAAGGATATGGCTTCTTTATCCAATGAAAAGAGGTTTAGCCTTGTACTGCTTTGGAATAAAATCATCCCATCACGAATAAGAGAAAACAAGACTGACTTCTGAGGAGTAGGTAAGGCAATGAGTTGGAACTAGGGAGAATTACTGGCTATTAAGGGTCAGTAGAGCTCTCAGgcttttttcatgcttttgaaCAGAATTCCTCCTGAGACACATGAAAACTTTCTGACAAGAGTTTCATAAGGATCAAACTATTACATGAAAAATCCCTGTTTCAACAAATTAGCATTTTCAGATCAAAATGCACATGACTTACTGAAGGAATACTCGTCTCCATTCAAATGGGAAACTGTGAGTGCGAGAGCCAGTCTAAAGTCAGCACTGCAAGGACACCCTGTGGTCATGCTGGTAGTTGGAGATGACTCTATATCAGCCATGCAATTTACCTGTCAATGCTGATTCCTGTTTTCACATCAAGACACCAAAACTGCTGATCTGCCGCCTGCACGCAGACACCTCATATAGGGCTTTAGGTAACCAGGATGTTCTGTGCTGGAGCTGAGCAGCCCACCTTGAGCTTCCAGGCATAGCAGGTTGGAGCTGCCATGTGAAATGTTTTATCTGATAACTAAACCTGACACACATGTGCTCACAGCTGtgtcttttctctctgaagGAAGATGTCCCTGCTACTGAACAATGTCTTTGTGATCATAGCGGCATTCTTGTCAGGATTCAGCCGAATGGCAAAATCCTTTGAAATGATTATGCTCAGCAGATTTTTCACTGGAGTTAATGCAGGTATGGCAACATGAGAAATGTAACAGGACAAACATGATAACAATTATCAATTAGAAATAGaagatatttaaatacaaacGATCCCAGACATTAAAGCAATTAATCTTCTAGTCTGACCACACGTGTACACAAATGAGGAAGTTGTAGatacagattttatattttgcttctaAAGACTCTTTTCTAGGCAGGCTTTTTTTGTGTATTACACATGTGAGTATCTGTGTGAACTCTGCATGCAGGGAAGGGAGCCCTGGGTGAAAATGAGCTGGAAATTGAACCCTATCTGCTTGTAAGAATGTTATCAGTCACTCACCAGCATGAGCACCAACATTAAAGCTTTTATAGAAGTTCTTCCAAGGAATTAATGATTGATACAAGTGACTTAAAATATGATCTTCCCCTCAAAATGGGGGACTAGAGGGAAGTATCACTTACAACCTTGGATTTGGTGCTGAAAAGACCATAGGACTGAGGCCCTGACAGGTTTCAGTTTCCTGTAAGTATGGAAATCTATGTCTAGCAGCTTAtacaatgaataaaaatgaaattgaaagtTTGGGTAAATAATAAGCACTGGTAGATAAGACATCACATGGTCTGCAACAGAAGGGTCCAACTGGCAACCTCAAGAGGTGACTGACTGCATTTGAACTCATCTCTCTACAAGCTGAGGtcagcatttttctgctttggccAGGTGTAAGCATGAATATTCAGCCTATGTATCTGGCGGAAGGCGCCCCAAAGAAGCTCAGAGGAGCTGTGGCCTTGACCTCTGCATCATTTACAGCCCTGGGGTtggtgctggggcaggttgTTGGACTCAGGTAATGTAGAGTGAGAAGCCCAGTTTATACTTACTGaatctttcttctcctttttttttttctttctttcttttttttttctttagtacccctcttttttctttcttttccagtgccCACAtgcagcagaggatgctgggcTCTTGCCAGATTGCAAAATGTACTGTGCGAattatggtgtttttttctctagggAGGTACTaggaggggaggagagctggCCATTCCTTTTAGCTAGCAATGTGGTGCCTGCCCTGATCCAGCTCATAGCTCTGCCTTGGTTCCCTGAAAGTCCCAGGTACCTCTTGATTGACCGTGGAGATAAAGAATCCTGCATCTCTGGTGAGTTTAAGGTGACTGTTAACCTCTTACTGAGCATGTGAGATCTGCTGACTGGGCAGATAAACAGTGAGAAAGTGGACTGatattagaatcatagaatcatttgtTGGGAAAGATCttcaagtccaaccattaacccagcactgccaggtccaccactaaaccatgtctctaagcgTCACATCtcaagtcttttaaatactgcCAGGGATAgggactcaaccacttccctgggcagcctgttcaagGGCTTGAcaaccttttcagtgaagaaatttttcctaatacccaatctaaacctcccctggcacagcccgaggccatttcctcttgccttattgcttgttacttagttgccagctgaggttaaaccaccACAATTTATATGAACAACTGCAGTAACACTGAATGCAGATGAATGTATGCTTTTGTGGACAGACTTGGGCcccaacattttgaaaatggtGCCACAACTTTTACATGTAGGAAGTGTCATATTAAGTTCCAGTTATGACCACTTCCTCCttccaaactaaaaaaaataataatctaatCTTATTTTTGATCTATTGGGGTAATTGAAAGGCATCTTCctgcaaaagatttttttgctaCAATGGTAGGGTCAAAAGGTGGGACTTGTGTCCACAATGGCAAATATGTTTTGTAACTATGAAGTGAAGTAAATGCTGGTTGAAGAGCTCATGACCAAATCTGAAGCTAATTCATATTAAGGGATTTGCTTAGATTTGTAACATACAAATCCCCATATACAGAGTGGCTGGAATTAGTTTCCAGGAGATATGTGCTGTGTACCAAGAACATCTTAACTGCCTGCGTTTCCCAGAGAAGTCACTTGAGATCTGAGTCAGAAACATGGCTGCTGAAATAGCACTGGTTGGAAATATTCTCTTGTCAAACAATGGTGAGGAATTTGCACTCCCTTTCCCCCAAATCCTTCAAATGGCTGCACCACAGCTGACCATCTCTGTGAAGATAACACCATGATCACAGACTCTGTCCTACAGCTTTCTGCAGCCATCACTTGCTGCTCAATCCTTCTCCCTGCAAAGCAGGCAAATTGAAGGTGAGGTTCAGAGGATAAGAGGTTCCCTTGTccttgcagcactgcagaagctCAGAGGCAACAGTGACCTGAGTGCAGAGCTAGAAGAGATGCTGGCTGAACAGGCTGCTGTTAAAGGCCAGAAAACGAAGAACCCTTGGGAGCTTTTCCAAAATCCAGCTTTGAGGTGGCAGCTGATCAGTATCGTTGTGCTTAGCAGTGCCATGCAGCTCTGTGGGAATGATTCGGTAAGCAGCCTGGCAGCTACAGCCAtcagcagctgtgctgtatcGCAAGACATGGGTGCAAGCTCTTGGGTTTAAcattcctgctgcaggagaagaaTGAATAGTGGTCTGCCCTGCCTGTGAAAATCTTCAAGCCTCAGATGCTTGGTTCCTAAAGTACACCTGTGCATTATGGCAAGATTCAGAGGGACATTGTCAAAATAGGCTGTATGACAGCACATTAGTCATTCTGTGTGTGgtccttcaggaaaaacaatgggatgtattttcaaatgttttcccttactgctttctcctctcttctctccccagatgtatttttatgcaGCTTATGTGTTCCAAGAGGCTGGAATTCCTCAGGAAAAAATCCCATATGTTGTAATCGGCACGGGGAGCTGTGAACTGATCACGTCTGTCACTTGTGTGAGACTCTTAATGCACTCTGCTGACATGCAGACTCTATTGACAGTGAGGAGGCTGTTAATTACAGATTTTGGATTTACATTGCTTTTCTTGCCAAGGAGGCCCTTCACGCACAGCAGTCAGCACTCATGTCCAGACAGGTTATTGCAGAGGTATTTTGTCAGACACTGCATCGTCATCACTGTCTGAAATCTCTAAAAAGCATAACTCTTGCTTCATGTCAGTATGGATAGTGTCAGAGTTTAGGCTGCAGCTGGAACATTCTCATCCCTTCTGAACATTCTTCTTGCCTGACTCCTGCCAGCAAACTGTTTCCTTTGACTTTTTGTTTGCTAAGAAGTGGACAACTTCCTTAAAGTAGTTGTAGAGGGAACGAGGGATGGAGTATTGAAatggggagagggagcaggcaggaaatATAAACACAAATTAAATATCTTGCTTTATTTCACTCTGTTACTTTGTGCAGAACATGATTATAGACTACGCTGGTCGGAGGCCACTGCTCCTGGGGGGTTATATCTTTATGGCAGGATGGGCCATAGTCTTCATGGTGGCTCTGAGCCAACAGGTAACAAACTTTACTTCATTATCTAAGTGGGATGGAGTTGAGCTTTGCCTTTTATATGAGTGGGGTGATCAGTGGTGGCAAATAAGTGTAAGTGCCCTTATTGGTTTTCCATTGGTCTCTGTGGCTGTAGACTCAGATTAGCTGGATGCCTTATCTCAGCATGGCCTGCATTTTCGCCTATATCCTGAGCTTTGGAATCGGACCAGGTCAGTTCCATCAGCATTTTTGCTGAAACTTTTGGGTATTGCAGGGGCTTGGAACTGTGTGCAAGCAGCTTATGGAAACTCTCAGGCCCTCTTTAGCCACAGCGCACTGAAAGGAATGAGGCAGTTTCTGCCAGCCGTTTTGAACCATTTCTCTGGGGCTTGTGTGCCTCTCGTATGTCAGTGTTGTGCAGGGACAGTCTGTGCCATTCTCTGTGTTGTCGCTCCTTACAGCCATCTTGTGATGGCACTTGGAGGTGATTCTTGTCTTAAATGGACAAGGTTTTGATTTGCGGCCCAATCCATTAGGGCTGTAGACGAGCATTTCTAATGCTTCACTTTAACCCTAGAGATTGACAGCTGTGTCATCTGATTATTTACTTGCAGATACCTGCAAGCACAGTTTCCACAACTATTTTTTAGCCTATTAACATACATTTTCTTGGCAAAGTCCATTAGTTTCTGTGGTTGTGGGGGCAGTACACAGGCTGTGTGTATGCAGATGTTTGCAGGGTGTGTGAATAGATGTGAGGCTCTGTTTGCTTACATGAGTTTGAAGAAGTCAGGTAAAGAAAAGAATCAAGCTGCCAGTGTCACATGCCATGTGAGCTGGCAGTAATTTCTTGTCCCAGTCCCTACAGTGCCATAGGGTTGAATTAATTATAAGCCATTCTTACAGTTGGGTCCTGGTGAGAATAATATGGATTACAAAACCTTTCCCAGAGTTCATTCTAACATGAGAGAGTTTGACTAATTAGCCAGTTCTTAATATTTAACCTATAATTTTCCCACTGCAGTTAACCTCTATTACCACTTGTATGGGCATTGTTGACTCATGAGAATAATTTACTGTTCTCATATACTTCATGTTGGGTTTGCTTGTTAGTATGTGTTCTCTTGTTTTTAGTATAATGTCAACAATATTAACAACTTTcttgccatttctttttccagctggtGTAACAGGAGTTCTGCCCACAGAAGTTTTTGATCAAATGTCCCGGCCAGCTGCCTACATGATCTGTGGTGCTCTGCTCTGGTTCAACCTATTTCTGGTTGGAACAGCCTTTCCATTCATTGTGGTGGGTTCCCAAGGCAAAGCAAtcagctgcagctcttcagtgttttgtacAAGGAAGAGGCTGTGATAGTGATCAGGGAAATTAACAGGGCCTGGAATATCACAAGCTGGGGACACACAGCAAGATAGCACTGCCATGAAAAGTATCTTTATGAGGAAAATGGTCAGAACTCCTCTAAATCAAACTTCCCTTATGTTCTCTGTGATGATTTCTGATGTGAGGCTGGAAGCAGATTGATTTGAGGCATGGATGACTGATAATCCTTTTTTGTCCTCAGCTGAATACAGCTGGGGCTAAAAACATCATGTAATTCCCCTTGGCCAGACCCTGTCACCATTCCCTAAGGTGATTCCTCAAGCGAAAGGGAGCAGAACTCCACAATATCCAGTTCTGTCTTATTTCATACTGTAGGGCCCCATTCTATACAACTATATAtagagagaaagacagaaaagaacattttgaaatactCTTCTTGCTATGTCAAATCTCTCCAAATTATGCCAGGGAGCTATCACATCCAGGCATGTGAGGCCCTCTCTAGGGTGCACAGAAATACGCCCTAGGTGAAGTTAGTCCGTGCAGGAACGAGGATTAGTGGCCTATTTCTCATTGTACAGAATGTTACCAACactgtcttgttttcttcctcctcctcagaaAAGTCTAGCACATTTCTGCTACGTCCCATTCCTTGTGGTCTGCGTCTGCACTGCACTCTATGTTGGGTTTTTCCTTCCTGAGACAAAGGGAAAGTCCTTCCTGGAAATCTCGAAGGAGTTCAAGAAACGGAACTTCAAAGCTCAGACCCACGTGGTTTTTTATAAAGGCCCTGAAGAGATCAAATCCACCATATTgtagcagaagaaaggaagatggTATCTGGGGGAAATTCAGCAGTGGATATGTTCCCTTGCAGGGACACAAAGAGAGAAGTAGGGTTAGAGATAATATATTACTCTTAGGCTCACCTTGAAAAGATGTACTTGAACTGATAAATTCCAACAGAAGTTTTAGTACTAAGTAACACATCCATATTTTAGAATCCATATTAGAGAGTGACAGAATGATGCCTTATTCTCTTACCATCAAACACCACCATGCAATGCTTTATCAAGTATCTTCTAAATTGCCTCTATGTTTCTCCTCCACCCAAATAGTAACTTCCACCTCTAGAAGCCTTTCCTTCCTGGCCCCTGAATCTGGGCTCTCTAACGCAGAAATTAATATGAttaaattctggttttggaCACCAGATGAAATTCTTAGTACCTTGTCTTGGTGCTCCCGTTGTTTCTGTTATTAAGTGATTTCAAATAGACCCCTACTTGTTGAGCAATAGTAAGTagttaattattttcagctatAAAACCATGTGACAGATAGATTAAGAAGAAAGCTTCTAGTACTTGCTA
This genomic interval from Falco peregrinus isolate bFalPer1 chromosome 2, bFalPer1.pri, whole genome shotgun sequence contains the following:
- the SLC2A11 gene encoding solute carrier family 2, facilitated glucose transporter member 11; this encodes MNKLQRLLQSKILILTICAAGIGGTFQYGYNISIINAPASYIQMFMNETWLERTGVPLESNMILLLWSFTVSAYPLGGLTGAVAAGPMAIMLGRKMSLLLNNVFVIIAAFLSGFSRMAKSFEMIMLSRFFTGVNAGVSMNIQPMYLAEGAPKKLRGAVALTSASFTALGLVLGQVVGLREVLGGEESWPFLLASNVVPALIQLIALPWFPESPRYLLIDRGDKESCISALQKLRGNSDLSAELEEMLAEQAAVKGQKTKNPWELFQNPALRWQLISIVVLSSAMQLCGNDSMYFYAAYVFQEAGIPQEKIPYVVIGTGSCELITSVTCNMIIDYAGRRPLLLGGYIFMAGWAIVFMVALSQQTQISWMPYLSMACIFAYILSFGIGPAGVTGVLPTEVFDQMSRPAAYMICGALLWFNLFLVGTAFPFIVKSLAHFCYVPFLVVCVCTALYVGFFLPETKGKSFLEISKEFKKRNFKAQTHVVFYKGPEEIKSTIL